A single region of the Polyodon spathula isolate WHYD16114869_AA chromosome 5, ASM1765450v1, whole genome shotgun sequence genome encodes:
- the zgc:172136 gene encoding FERM domain-containing protein 6 isoform X2, protein MSKQERNVCVQLPSKEQLNIAIGVKATGNELFSRVCDFLKIKDPHFFGLSVVQNDEHIFIDLEQKLTKYFPKEWKKEASKGTGKCGPPFLVCFRVQYYVENGRLISDKTARRHYYCQVKEQVLRSECTHKEEVYFLLAAYALQADLGSFKNNVHVGKYFEPQAYFPQWIIAKRGCKYILKHAPEIHSEQQGLTAREALLKFIRESCLLEDVPVHYYRLHKDKKDECASIVLGLTLKGMHIYQELNNMRQLLYDFPWSNVGRLTFLGKKFEIQPDGLPSARKLVYYTGSAFRSRHLLQLLSNSHRLYLNVQPVLKQIRRAEETQEKKRYRESYISDTLEIDLDPLDKRSHGSRSSQGSARNNRLSRHSTSSHGSSGIEADSRHRISVEMAVDEPFSMEPAHKSFSSVISHGSSHTSGIELGSKDRAEDDSQDDEVELAVDDPQEMSRLAELIEGVSVDSPGFNQEFYWKDIDSQPVNTSESLVKLRSVDSLEQVAKSKPRSSADRHSQSLDDVRLYQQTPSLSACLNSDTSQSYTFGCGDQEKEAQCCYSYSTSGCQTKPTFYGKRSMHCLSLDLLGDEQLLEFVV, encoded by the exons ACGATGAACACATATTTATTGACTTGGAGCAAAAGCTCACCAAATACTTTCCAAAGGAATGGAAGAAAGAAGCTAGTAAA GGAACAGGCAAATGTGGGCCACCTTTCCTTGTCTGCTTCCGAGTTCAGTATTATGTGGAAAATGGAAGATTAATAAG tGACAAGACAGCGAGAAGACATTACTACTGCCAGGTGAAGGAGCAGGTTCTGAGATCTGAGTGCACTCACAAGGAGGAAGTCTACTTTCTCCTTGCAGCTTATGCACTCCAAGCTGATCTGGGAAGCTTCAAGAACAATGTGCATGTGGGGAAGTACTTTGAGCCTCAAGCATACTTTCCGCAGTGG ATAATTGCGAAAAGAGGATGCAAGTACATCCTGAAGCACGCTCCAGAAATCCACAGCGAACAGCAGGGGCTGACAGCCAGGGAGGCACTGCTGAAGTTCATCAGAGAGTCCTGCCTGTTAGAAGATGTGCCTGTCCATTATTACAGACTGCACAAG GATAAGAAAGATGAATGCGCCTCCATTGTCCTGGGGCTGACTCTGAAAGGAATGCATATTTATCAG gaGTTGAACAACATGCGTCAGTTGCTGTATGACTTCCCTTGGTCGAACGTTGGCAGACTCACTTTCCTG GGGAAGAAGTTTGAGATCCAGCCAGATGGTCTTCCCTCGGCCAGGAAGCTGGTCTATTACACAGGCTCTGCTTTCAGATCCAGACACCTCCTCCAGCTCCTCAGCAACAGCCACCGACTCTATCTGAATGTCCAGCCAGTGCTCAAGCAGATCAGAAGGGCTGAGGAGACCCAGG AGAAAAAGCGCTACCGGGAGTCGTACATAAGCGACACCCTGGAGATAGACCTGGACCCGCTGGACAAGCGTTCCCACGGCAGCAGGAGCAGCCAAGGAAGCGCCCGCAACAACCGACTCTCCCGCCACTCCACCAGCAGCCATGGCAGCTCCGGCATCGAGGCCGACTCCCGGCACCGCATCTCTGTGGAGATGGCCGTGGACGAGCCCTTCTCTATGGAGCCCGCACACAAGTCCTTCAGCTCCGTCATCAGCCATGGCAGTTCGCACACCTCAGGCATCGAGTTGGGCAGCAAGGACCGGGCAGAGGACGACTCGCAGGACGACG aagtGGAGCTGGCCGTGGACGACCCACAGGAAATGTCCCGTCTGGCAGAGCTGATCGAAGGCGTGTCTGTGGATTCCCCCGGGTTTAACCAGGAGTTCTACTGGAAGG ATATTGACAGTCAACCTGTTAACACATCTGAGTCGCTGGTGAAACTACGAAGCGTAGATTCCCTTGAGCAG GTCGCAAAGTCGAAACCCAGGAGCTCTGCAGACAGGCACAGCCAGAGTTTAGATGATGTTCGGCTTTATCAGCAGACCCCGTCCCTGAGTGCCTGCTTGAATTCGGACACCTCTCAGAGCTACACGTTCGGCTGTGGAGACCAGGAGAAGGAGGCTCAGTGCTGCTATTCCTACTCCACGTCGGGCTGTCAAACCAAGCCAACGTTCTACGGGAAGAGGTCTATGCACTGCCTTTCGCTGGACCTGCTGGGGGATGAACAGCTGCTTGAGTTTGTTGTCTAA
- the zgc:172136 gene encoding FERM domain-containing protein 6 isoform X1, with the protein MPLDFHCRYKVEHIVQSQNEDSQLKLIKKVKATGNELFSRVCDFLKIKDPHFFGLSVVQNDEHIFIDLEQKLTKYFPKEWKKEASKGTGKCGPPFLVCFRVQYYVENGRLISDKTARRHYYCQVKEQVLRSECTHKEEVYFLLAAYALQADLGSFKNNVHVGKYFEPQAYFPQWIIAKRGCKYILKHAPEIHSEQQGLTAREALLKFIRESCLLEDVPVHYYRLHKDKKDECASIVLGLTLKGMHIYQELNNMRQLLYDFPWSNVGRLTFLGKKFEIQPDGLPSARKLVYYTGSAFRSRHLLQLLSNSHRLYLNVQPVLKQIRRAEETQEKKRYRESYISDTLEIDLDPLDKRSHGSRSSQGSARNNRLSRHSTSSHGSSGIEADSRHRISVEMAVDEPFSMEPAHKSFSSVISHGSSHTSGIELGSKDRAEDDSQDDEVELAVDDPQEMSRLAELIEGVSVDSPGFNQEFYWKDIDSQPVNTSESLVKLRSVDSLEQVAKSKPRSSADRHSQSLDDVRLYQQTPSLSACLNSDTSQSYTFGCGDQEKEAQCCYSYSTSGCQTKPTFYGKRSMHCLSLDLLGDEQLLEFVV; encoded by the exons ACGATGAACACATATTTATTGACTTGGAGCAAAAGCTCACCAAATACTTTCCAAAGGAATGGAAGAAAGAAGCTAGTAAA GGAACAGGCAAATGTGGGCCACCTTTCCTTGTCTGCTTCCGAGTTCAGTATTATGTGGAAAATGGAAGATTAATAAG tGACAAGACAGCGAGAAGACATTACTACTGCCAGGTGAAGGAGCAGGTTCTGAGATCTGAGTGCACTCACAAGGAGGAAGTCTACTTTCTCCTTGCAGCTTATGCACTCCAAGCTGATCTGGGAAGCTTCAAGAACAATGTGCATGTGGGGAAGTACTTTGAGCCTCAAGCATACTTTCCGCAGTGG ATAATTGCGAAAAGAGGATGCAAGTACATCCTGAAGCACGCTCCAGAAATCCACAGCGAACAGCAGGGGCTGACAGCCAGGGAGGCACTGCTGAAGTTCATCAGAGAGTCCTGCCTGTTAGAAGATGTGCCTGTCCATTATTACAGACTGCACAAG GATAAGAAAGATGAATGCGCCTCCATTGTCCTGGGGCTGACTCTGAAAGGAATGCATATTTATCAG gaGTTGAACAACATGCGTCAGTTGCTGTATGACTTCCCTTGGTCGAACGTTGGCAGACTCACTTTCCTG GGGAAGAAGTTTGAGATCCAGCCAGATGGTCTTCCCTCGGCCAGGAAGCTGGTCTATTACACAGGCTCTGCTTTCAGATCCAGACACCTCCTCCAGCTCCTCAGCAACAGCCACCGACTCTATCTGAATGTCCAGCCAGTGCTCAAGCAGATCAGAAGGGCTGAGGAGACCCAGG AGAAAAAGCGCTACCGGGAGTCGTACATAAGCGACACCCTGGAGATAGACCTGGACCCGCTGGACAAGCGTTCCCACGGCAGCAGGAGCAGCCAAGGAAGCGCCCGCAACAACCGACTCTCCCGCCACTCCACCAGCAGCCATGGCAGCTCCGGCATCGAGGCCGACTCCCGGCACCGCATCTCTGTGGAGATGGCCGTGGACGAGCCCTTCTCTATGGAGCCCGCACACAAGTCCTTCAGCTCCGTCATCAGCCATGGCAGTTCGCACACCTCAGGCATCGAGTTGGGCAGCAAGGACCGGGCAGAGGACGACTCGCAGGACGACG aagtGGAGCTGGCCGTGGACGACCCACAGGAAATGTCCCGTCTGGCAGAGCTGATCGAAGGCGTGTCTGTGGATTCCCCCGGGTTTAACCAGGAGTTCTACTGGAAGG ATATTGACAGTCAACCTGTTAACACATCTGAGTCGCTGGTGAAACTACGAAGCGTAGATTCCCTTGAGCAG GTCGCAAAGTCGAAACCCAGGAGCTCTGCAGACAGGCACAGCCAGAGTTTAGATGATGTTCGGCTTTATCAGCAGACCCCGTCCCTGAGTGCCTGCTTGAATTCGGACACCTCTCAGAGCTACACGTTCGGCTGTGGAGACCAGGAGAAGGAGGCTCAGTGCTGCTATTCCTACTCCACGTCGGGCTGTCAAACCAAGCCAACGTTCTACGGGAAGAGGTCTATGCACTGCCTTTCGCTGGACCTGCTGGGGGATGAACAGCTGCTTGAGTTTGTTGTCTAA